A window of Octopus sinensis linkage group LG29, ASM634580v1, whole genome shotgun sequence contains these coding sequences:
- the LOC115226227 gene encoding structure-specific endonuclease subunit slx1, with the protein MEESPDEIEDFYGVYLLYNINPAYRDRVYIGYTVDPNRRVRQHNSGKQAGGAWKTHGRGPWEMVLIVHGFPNNISALRFEWAWQHPTKSRRLKHLPAKKSFELMYSYRLRVLGEMLRVGPWKRLPLTIRWLKQEYQREFPPKLLPPTHMPIVYGPVQSRKIPRSKTSTPADTEGLDVKLNTCSVCRELIVDNLAELKCLSCTARSHITCLAKHFLSKNLLEDTLSILPVDGNCPVCHQELLWGDLIRLKKGCYQGLTKSQDDDVDDDGDDWTNALSQAM; encoded by the exons ATGGAAGAGTCCCCGGATGAAATTGAAGATTTCTATGGGGTCTATCTTCTTTACAACATCAACCCGGCGTATAGGGACCGAGTCTACATTGGATACACCGTCGATCCGAACAGACGTGTCCGGCAGCACAACAGTGGAAAGCAGGCTGGTGGCGCCTGGAAGACGCATGGACGTGGCCCATG GGAGATGGTGTTAATTGTCCATGGTTTCCCCAATAATATTTCAGCTTTGAGG TTTGAATGGGCCTGGCAACATCCGACCAAGTCCCGCCGTCTCAAGCATCTCCCTGCCAAAAAGAGTTTCGAATTGATGTACTCTTATCGTCTGCGGGTCCTCGGCGAGATGCTGCGTGTGGGGCCCTGGAAGCGTCTCCCGTTGACGATCCGATGGTTGAAACAGGAGTATCAGAGGGAGTTTCCTCCCAAACTCCTCCCTCCGACGCACATGCCCATCGTATACGGCCCCGTACAGAGCAGGAAGATCCCCAGAAGCAAGACGTCGACCCCTGCGGATACTGAAGGCCTAGACGTGAAATTGAACACCTGCTCAGTGTGTCGCGAACTGATTGTG GATAATTTGGCCGAGCTGAAATGTCTCAGTTGTACGGCAAGGAGCCACATTACTTGCCTTGCTAAACATTTTCTCTCCAagaacctcctcgaagacacgcTGTCTATCTTACCTGTTGATGGTAACTGCCCCGTTTGTCACCAGGAACTCTTGTGGGGGGATCTGATACGACTCAAGAAAGGCTGCTACCAGGGTCTCACT AAATCacaggatgatgatgttgatgatgatggtgatgattggaCCAATGCCCTCAGCCAAGCAATGTAA